The proteins below come from a single Leishmania infantum JPCM5 genome chromosome 6 genomic window:
- a CDS encoding oligopeptidase B-like protein, with translation MAALFPWVPTSNLGYSLSRRVVNKWCPQLRSSYPLPMLDGPLPTEKPEGLELHGETQKPDPFRYMEDLFDRNTQEYTKKEMQHFSLISSKFDFRHSKGRLWAELDAKVVVSSREGGYDKGEERIGDYVYFTRVVPGHDSNAIGFYRKRFGEVDLLAEELINPLFLQQHFGYKDCSIGICRVSEDGRYLAYTLSVEGGDRYLCHIRSVDNATLFHVIRGTNIVSIEFGSGNQFFYTESNELNRPHRVMMQEIRPGILEPPVEIYRDDDEQFFVDVRKTKDNKYVTITSDSKVNCNALVVPASFPVIPTPLKSFFKEGKPLEIAGKSGWNWLDHYNGSFVMVTSDKGPNYRVVYIRDEVALAYGKEAEWKELVPHRDNVQIDDVDLFHGRIILHESHFAFERIQHIRVIKCDGGLDAAAQTPRSEDVVLHFPPLSTVTPGLNKNFRQKAMSFVYSSLIQPPRDCVFNFDSDITPSQARLCASEALFTQRQSEHFTPWDYMWPYSIYRDVCVSEDGTEIPITICQRRDAFIQEATDFEAQPNTPKHCLIYVYGSYGEVPSMHFQLAPYMWMLRRRWTVAFAHVRGGGELPNWAQLGKGENKIKSIQDFIACCEHMVDMGYTKPELMVAAGASAGCVPIAAAMNMRGCGLFGNVLMRSPFLDIINTMIDPDLPLSLAEREDWGDPLNNKRDLDLLKQYDPYYNLNDRVTYPGMMISACLDDDRVPAWNALKYVAKLRQQRTRKDVDPVARPLVLRMRPSGGHYFWGDTENICEELAFLCSQLDLEGPGKMLNDMDVMTHMHNLTATGAMDHDDQQKVFLKWDNWERERIDYHVKLNSFNWEPNFRTVKARKEPFFWVPTDSELDQKKVDEIFRAKERDARESVRSGAKLGSFGKATGRNLYREEQRGKP, from the coding sequence ATGGCTGCACTTTTTCCGTGGGTGCCAACGTCGAATCTGGGCTACTCTTTATCGCGTAGGGTGGTGAACAAATGGTGCCCGCAACTCCGCAGCTCGTATCCGCTTCCTATGCTGGACGGACCGCTCCCCACCGAGAAGCCTGAGGGTCTCGAGCTGCATGGAGAGACCCAGAAACCGGACCCGTTCCGCTACATGGAAGACTTGTTCGACCGGAACACTCAAGAATATACGAAAAAGGAGATGCAGCACTTCTCCCTGATTAGCAGCAAGTTTGACTTTCGACATTCCAAGGGTCGTTTGTGGGCGGAGCTTGATGccaaggtggtggtgagcagCCGTGAGGGCGGATACGACAAGGGCGAGGAGCGCATCGGTGACTACGTGTACTTTACCCGTGTCGTACCCGGGCACGACTCGAATGCGATAGGGTTTTACCGGAAGCGATTTGGGGAGGTTGATCTCCTGGCCGAGGAACTCATCaaccctctcttcctccagcAACACTTCGGCTACAAGGACTGTTCCATTGGTATCTGCCGCGTCTCAGAAGACGGCCGCTACCTCGCATACACCCTTTCGGTGGAGGGTGGCGACAGGTATTTGTGCCACATTCGCAGTGTTGACAATGCCACCCTGTTTCACGTGATTCGCGGTACAAACATCGTGAGCATCGAGTTTGGCTCCGGCAACCAGTTTTTCTACACCGAGTCGAACGAGTTGAACCGGCCTCACCGCGTCATGATGCAGGAAATACGACCCGGCATATTAGAGCCACCGGTGGAGATTTAccgtgacgacgacgagcagTTTTTCGTGGATGTGCGCAAGACGAAGGATAACAAGTACGTCACGATAACCTCGGACTCGAAGGTGAACTGCAACGCGCTAGTCGTGCCCGCATCCTTCCCTGTTATTCCGACCCCTCTCAAGTCCTTCTTCAAGGAGGGCAAGCCGCTCGAGATTGCAGGGAAGTCAGGATGGAACTGGCTGGATCACTACAACGGCAGCTTTGTCATGGTGACATCCGACAAGGGGCCGAACTACCGTGTGGTGTACATTCGCGacgaggtggcgctggcttatgggaaggaggcggagtgGAAAGAGCTTGTGCCGCACCGCGACAACGTGCAAATCGATGACGTCGATCTGTTCCACGGTCGCATCATCCTTCACGAGTCGCACTTCGCCTTCGAGCGCATTCAGCACATCCGCGTCATCAagtgcgacggcggcctcgacgccgctgcgcagacACCACGAAGCGAGGACGTGGTGCTGCACTTTCCCCCGCTAAGCACGGTGACCCCAGGCCTGAACAAGAACTTTAGGCAAAAGGCAATGAGCTTCGTCTACAGCAGCCTGAttcagccgccgcgcgacTGTGTCTTCAACTTCGACTCTGACATCACGCCTAGCCAGGCGAGGCTGTGCGCGTCTGAGGCGCTCTTCACACAACGCCAGTCGGAGCACTTCACGCCGTGGGATTACATGTGGCCCTACAGCATCTACCGCGATGTCTGCGTCTCGGAAGACGGGACGGAGATCCCAATAACGATATGCCAGCGCCGTGACGCATTCATTCAGGAAGCGACGGACTTTGAGGCGCAGCCCAACACGCCCAAGCACTGCCTCATCTACGTGTACGGCTCCTACGGCGAAGTTCCGTCGATGCACTTCCAGCTGGCCCCGTACATGTGGATGTTGCGGCGACGTTGGACCGTTGCCTTCGCGCAcgtccgtggcggcggcgagctgccCAACTGGGCACAGctggggaagggagagaacaAAATCAAGTCTATCCAGGACTTCATCGCGTGCTGCGAGCACATGGTGGACATGGGTTACACAAAGCCAGAGCTGATGGTGGCTGCGGGGGCGAGCGCCGGCTGTGTACCGATTGCGGCAGCCATGAACATGCGCGGGTGTGGGCTGTTCGGCAATGTACTGATGCGGTCGCCGTTCCTGGATATCATTAACACCATGATAGATCCCGACCTCCCGCTTTCACTCGCCGAGCGCGAGGACTGGGGTGACCCGCTCAACAACAAGAGAGACCTGGACCTGCTCAAGCAGTACGACCCATACTACAACTTGAACGACCGTGTGACGTACCCTGGAATGATGATATCGGCCTGCCTCGATGACGACCGTGTTCCGGCTTGGAACGCGCTCAAGTACGTGGCaaagctgcggcagcagcgcacccgcAAGGACGTGGACCCGGTCGCTCGCCCTCTGGTGCTGCGCATGCGACCAAGCGGCGGCCACTACTTCTGGGGCGACACAGAGAACATCTGCGAGGAGCTTGCGTTTCTGTGTTCGCAGTTGGACCTTGAGGGTCCTGGCAAGATGCTTAACGACATGGATGTCATGACCCACATGCACAACCTTACCGCCACCGGTGCCATGGATCACGACGACCAGCAAAAGGTGTTCCTGAAATGGGATAActgggagagggagcgcaTCGACTACCACGTGAAGCTGAACTCCTTCAATTGGGAGCCGAACTTCCGCACGGTGAAGGCTCGGAAGGAGCCGTTCTTCTGGGTGCCGACGGACTCGGAGCTTGACCAGAAGAAGGTGGACGAAATTTTTCGTGCAAAGGAACGCGACGC